The Panacibacter microcysteis genome includes a window with the following:
- a CDS encoding RNA polymerase sigma factor has product MSYPASEMLVDHLFRHEAGKMIAVLTRLFGMHNLSVAEDVVQEAFLKATLTWKLKGVPANPAAWLMQVAKNKALDVLRHKNIADHYSKELLHELQETTDHFVDQVFLDTEIEDSQLQLMFACCHPLLNEEDKVALTLKTISGFGVKEIAKALLTNEETIQKRLYRAKKFIQQHHITLEVPYGRALQQRTDTVHTILYLLFNEGYNAARADELIRHDLCAEAMRLTLLLTEHKTFGTAAASALLSLMCFHASRFESRLGKDNTIILLEQQDRSLWNQALIERGYHYLNQSCFGENITVYHLESAIAAEHCLATTFAATNFQRLLQLYNMLAALKPTPVVQMNRSIVLSYTGKTAEAIELLCSVENIAHLLKTQYLFNAVLAELCMRNGEPHKAKLHLEKALTLTQSEAEKKLLHAKLRHIRTIELS; this is encoded by the coding sequence ATGAGCTATCCGGCTTCTGAAATGCTTGTAGATCATCTTTTCCGCCACGAGGCGGGAAAGATGATTGCTGTGCTTACACGTTTGTTTGGCATGCACAACCTCTCTGTGGCAGAAGATGTGGTGCAGGAGGCTTTTCTCAAAGCAACACTTACCTGGAAACTGAAAGGTGTGCCAGCCAACCCGGCAGCATGGCTGATGCAGGTGGCAAAAAACAAAGCGCTGGATGTCTTGCGCCATAAAAATATTGCCGATCATTATTCTAAAGAGCTACTGCATGAACTGCAGGAAACCACAGACCATTTTGTAGACCAGGTATTTCTTGATACTGAGATTGAAGACAGTCAGCTGCAACTGATGTTTGCATGTTGCCATCCATTGCTTAACGAAGAAGATAAAGTTGCGCTCACCTTAAAAACGATTTCCGGGTTTGGCGTAAAAGAAATTGCAAAAGCCCTACTTACCAATGAAGAAACAATTCAGAAAAGATTATACCGCGCCAAAAAATTTATACAGCAACACCACATTACACTCGAAGTACCTTATGGCCGGGCACTGCAACAAAGAACAGATACGGTGCACACTATTTTGTACCTCCTTTTCAATGAAGGCTACAACGCAGCCAGGGCAGATGAACTGATACGACATGATCTTTGTGCAGAAGCAATGCGCTTAACACTTCTTTTGACCGAACATAAAACATTTGGTACTGCTGCTGCCTCTGCACTCCTCTCTTTAATGTGTTTTCATGCATCTCGCTTTGAGAGCAGGCTTGGCAAAGACAATACGATTATTTTGCTTGAACAGCAGGACCGTAGTTTGTGGAACCAGGCACTCATTGAACGAGGCTACCATTACCTTAACCAGTCCTGTTTTGGAGAAAATATTACGGTTTACCATCTTGAATCTGCCATAGCTGCTGAGCATTGCCTTGCAACAACATTTGCCGCAACCAATTTTCAGCGGCTGCTGCAACTGTACAATATGCTGGCCGCGCTTAAACCTACGCCTGTTGTGCAGATGAACCGTTCTATCGTACTTTCATACACCGGAAAAACAGCCGAAGCAATTGAGCTGCTGTGCTCGGTAGAGAATATTGCCCACCTGCTAAAAACGCAATACCTTTTCAACGCTGTGCTGGCCGAGCTTTGCATGCGAAACGGTGAACCCCACAAAGCCAAATTGCATCTCGAAAAAGCACTTACTTTAACACAAAGTGAAGCAGAGAAAAAATTACTGCACGCAAAACTAAGGCACATACGCACTATAGAATTATCGTAA
- the coaD gene encoding pantetheine-phosphate adenylyltransferase yields the protein MSRVCLFPGTFDPVTLGHTDIINRALPLFDKIIVGIGLNPAKAPMFSVEQRMEWFREIYKNESKIEVHAYDGLTVNFCKTIGANFILRGIRFVSDFEYEKTIADANRTLDKSIETVFLTVEPRFTSVASTIVRDILRHHGDVSSFLPAEVIRSLKQ from the coding sequence ATGAGTCGCGTTTGTTTATTTCCCGGCACTTTCGATCCTGTAACACTCGGTCATACAGATATCATTAACCGTGCATTACCATTGTTCGACAAGATCATTGTTGGCATAGGTTTAAACCCGGCAAAAGCCCCAATGTTCTCTGTAGAGCAGCGTATGGAGTGGTTCAGGGAAATCTACAAAAACGAATCAAAGATTGAAGTACATGCTTACGATGGTCTTACGGTAAACTTCTGCAAAACCATTGGTGCAAATTTTATTTTGCGTGGTATTCGTTTTGTAAGCGATTTTGAATATGAAAAAACTATTGCAGACGCCAACCGTACCCTTGATAAATCTATAGAGACTGTTTTTCTTACTGTAGAGCCCAGGTTTACATCTGTAGCTTCCACTATTGTAAGAGATATTTTAAGGCATCATGGAGATGTTTCTTCTTTTCTTCCGGCAGAAGTAATACGATCGCTTAAGCAATAA
- the pyrR gene encoding bifunctional pyr operon transcriptional regulator/uracil phosphoribosyltransferase PyrR codes for MKSILSEQQVALSIKRLAHNILEHHLELNDTVIIGIQPRGIYVSDRIVDELKMLIAPDKIQYGKLDITFYRDDVRKELKIANKTDINFSIENKSVVIIDDVLWTGRTIRAALDALLDFGRPAKVELCVLIDRRFNRELPIHADYVGRTIDTFPSQKVFVHWKEKDGKDDVVLV; via the coding sequence TTGAAATCTATTTTATCTGAGCAGCAGGTTGCATTGAGTATAAAAAGACTGGCGCATAATATTCTTGAACACCATCTCGAACTTAACGATACAGTAATCATAGGCATTCAGCCAAGAGGTATATATGTGAGTGACCGAATAGTGGATGAATTGAAAATGCTGATTGCACCGGACAAAATTCAATACGGCAAACTGGATATTACTTTTTACCGCGATGATGTGCGCAAGGAACTTAAAATTGCCAACAAAACGGATATCAATTTCAGCATAGAAAACAAGAGCGTTGTTATCATCGATGATGTTTTATGGACCGGTCGCACCATACGTGCAGCCCTTGATGCCTTGCTTGATTTTGGCCGGCCGGCCAAAGTAGAACTTTGCGTACTCATCGACCGGCGCTTTAACCGTGAATTGCCCATACATGCAGATTATGTTGGCCGCACAATAGACACATTTCCATCTCAAAAAGTTTTTGTACACTGGAAAGAAAAAGACGGTAAGGATGATGTGGTTCTCGTGTAA
- a CDS encoding DinB family protein: protein MAEKSTEYWLRGPVADIPALLQPVAHALLQARAEVNEMMTGFDAGLLFSSIAGMASPAFHLLHLAGVLDRLFTYARGEQLTEKQLDYLNAETNPDKNIVSNTLLANFNMQVNLALEQLKHTDASTLTAVRAVGRKHVPSTVIGLLVHAAEHTMRHTGQLLVTVNALTAYSKEK from the coding sequence ATGGCAGAAAAATCAACCGAGTATTGGCTGCGTGGCCCTGTGGCAGATATTCCGGCATTACTTCAGCCGGTAGCGCACGCTTTGTTGCAGGCCCGTGCAGAAGTAAATGAAATGATGACAGGATTTGATGCAGGCTTACTTTTCAGCAGCATTGCAGGTATGGCATCTCCTGCTTTTCACCTGCTGCACCTGGCGGGTGTTTTAGACCGGCTGTTTACTTATGCAAGAGGAGAGCAGCTAACCGAAAAACAACTCGACTACCTTAATGCGGAAACTAACCCGGATAAAAACATTGTAAGTAATACGCTGCTGGCAAACTTCAACATGCAGGTAAACCTTGCGCTGGAGCAACTGAAACACACAGATGCTTCAACCCTTACAGCGGTAAGGGCGGTAGGCCGTAAACATGTGCCCTCTACCGTAATTGGTTTACTGGTTCATGCCGCAGAACATACTATGCGGCATACGGGCCAGCTACTGGTTACGGTAAATGCATTAACTGCTTATTCGAAAGAAAAATGA
- a CDS encoding serine hydrolase domain-containing protein: protein MAQKNVANCMKVSPVLIFMLLFQVAGAQYNFAELDKKLESYQKQLGGNVVAIVYKDSQVVYKKEMGEFKANTVAPIASCSKWLTAALVMTFVDEGKLSLDDKVSKYIPEFTNYGKGYITIRQCLSHTTGIENGRPGLGVLLENSKYESLEKEVNEFMGKRDIFAQPGQQFAYSTVGLNIAGRVLEVISKRQFDQLMMQRIFRPLNMKMSTFYSERAVNPSGGAKSTAADYMNFLVMLLNKGNFNGKRILSEQSIAEMQKAQTTQNMIRYSPDNAKGLDYALGEWVLEKDSNGNSTSVTSPGLFGTWPWVDNCRGYACIIFVRNLKAEDRRDMYTDIKKVIDAQLSNKCK, encoded by the coding sequence ATGGCGCAAAAAAATGTAGCAAACTGCATGAAAGTCAGCCCGGTATTGATTTTCATGCTATTATTTCAGGTTGCCGGGGCACAATACAATTTTGCTGAGCTGGACAAAAAACTGGAAAGTTACCAGAAGCAACTGGGTGGTAACGTTGTTGCCATAGTTTACAAAGACAGCCAGGTAGTGTATAAAAAGGAAATGGGTGAGTTTAAGGCCAACACGGTGGCACCCATTGCCAGTTGCAGTAAATGGCTGACTGCTGCACTGGTAATGACCTTTGTGGATGAAGGCAAACTCTCGCTGGATGATAAGGTGAGTAAGTACATACCGGAGTTTACCAACTATGGCAAAGGCTATATAACCATACGGCAATGTCTTTCTCATACCACCGGTATAGAAAACGGGCGCCCGGGCCTTGGCGTACTGCTTGAAAACAGCAAATATGAATCGCTTGAAAAAGAGGTAAATGAGTTTATGGGCAAGCGCGACATTTTTGCGCAGCCGGGGCAGCAGTTTGCCTACAGTACTGTGGGCTTGAATATTGCAGGCAGGGTACTGGAGGTGATTAGCAAAAGGCAATTCGACCAGTTGATGATGCAACGTATTTTCCGGCCACTAAATATGAAGATGAGCACTTTTTACAGCGAACGCGCTGTAAACCCGAGCGGCGGTGCTAAATCTACGGCTGCTGATTACATGAACTTTCTTGTAATGCTGTTAAACAAAGGCAACTTTAATGGCAAACGCATACTGAGCGAACAGTCTATAGCCGAAATGCAAAAGGCGCAAACCACGCAAAATATGATCAGGTACTCACCAGACAATGCAAAAGGATTGGACTATGCGCTGGGAGAATGGGTATTAGAAAAAGACAGTAACGGAAACAGTACCTCTGTAACCAGCCCGGGCTTATTTGGTACGTGGCCCTGGGTTGATAACTGCCGGGGCTATGCCTGCATTATTTTTGTAAGAAACCTGAAAGCAGAGGACAGGAGAGATATGTATACAGACATTAAAAAAGTAATAGACGCACAGCTAAGCAATAAGTGTAAATAA
- a CDS encoding DsbA family protein, translating to MAFKKEVMEIIEPKDVFVGKTDAPVTIMEFLEYENEDCAKANEVVKQVLNDYEGQVRFNFRHFPQTRIHQRSMKAAEAAVAAIQEGKFWEMHNEMFNNRRNLGTVSLKLYSKEVGIKNKNFLTNLVDGTFGWQVQDDLKEGLDRGVKELPAFFINDEPLQGKPTYANISAAIEEALKKSKKKTTAKKQVA from the coding sequence ATGGCGTTCAAAAAAGAGGTGATGGAGATAATAGAGCCGAAAGATGTATTTGTAGGCAAAACCGATGCGCCGGTTACCATCATGGAATTCCTCGAATATGAAAATGAAGATTGCGCCAAAGCCAATGAGGTAGTAAAGCAGGTGTTGAATGATTATGAAGGCCAGGTGCGGTTCAATTTTCGTCATTTTCCACAAACACGCATACACCAGCGCAGCATGAAGGCAGCAGAAGCAGCCGTTGCAGCCATCCAGGAAGGCAAATTCTGGGAAATGCACAATGAAATGTTCAACAACAGGCGCAACCTTGGTACCGTTAGCCTTAAGTTATATTCAAAAGAAGTAGGAATAAAAAATAAGAACTTTCTTACCAATCTTGTCGACGGTACTTTTGGCTGGCAGGTGCAGGACGATCTTAAAGAAGGACTGGACCGCGGTGTAAAAGAGCTGCCCGCATTTTTTATAAATGACGAACCATTGCAGGGCAAGCCTACTTACGCAAACATCAGTGCAGCTATAGAAGAAGCCCTGAAAAAATCAAAAAAGAAAACTACTGCCAAAAAGCAGGTTGCATAA
- a CDS encoding cob(I)yrinic acid a,c-diamide adenosyltransferase, with protein MALKIYTKTGDKGKTSLIGGTKVLKSHIRIETYGTVDELNSYIGLLNDHITDVNSKHMLKEIQDRLFTIGASLAVDPDKEPAMKIPDLKEEDIVMLEHAIDHMNEVLPEMKHFILPGGHVAVSTAHVVRCVCRRAERLCVNMKENELFVEPLIIKYLNRLSDYLFVLARFIGHQNNINEVIWNPRAVKV; from the coding sequence ATGGCACTTAAGATATATACCAAAACAGGAGATAAAGGAAAGACAAGTCTTATTGGCGGAACAAAAGTGCTGAAAAGCCATATACGCATCGAAACTTATGGCACTGTAGATGAATTGAATTCATATATCGGCTTACTCAACGATCATATAACAGATGTAAACAGTAAGCATATGTTGAAAGAGATACAGGACCGTTTATTTACAATTGGCGCCTCATTGGCTGTTGACCCCGATAAAGAGCCAGCCATGAAAATTCCGGATCTGAAAGAAGAAGACATCGTTATGCTGGAACATGCAATTGATCACATGAATGAAGTGCTGCCCGAAATGAAACATTTTATTTTGCCGGGCGGCCATGTTGCTGTTTCTACCGCGCATGTTGTGCGCTGCGTATGCCGTCGTGCAGAAAGGTTATGTGTAAACATGAAAGAAAACGAGCTGTTTGTCGAGCCACTGATCATCAAATATCTAAACCGCCTTAGTGATTATCTTTTTGTTTTGGCACGTTTTATTGGCCACCAGAATAACATCAATGAAGTAATCTGGAACCCAAGGGCTGTCAAGGTATAA
- a CDS encoding ABC transporter ATP-binding protein, protein MQSIIHLEEIRKTYYMGSHSLEVLKGVSLDIFKNEYVALMGPSGSGKSTLMNILGCLDTPTSGKYILNGSDVSKMADDDLADVRNKEIGFVFQQFNLLPRLTAAENVALPLIYGGIGKKERMERALEALRKVGLAERSQHKPNEMSGGQIQRVAIARALVNNPSILLADEPTGNLDSKTSVEVMEIFGQIQAAGNTVVLVTHEEDIAAFAKRVIRLRDGLVETDVTKDSTHNVMA, encoded by the coding sequence ATGCAGTCGATCATTCACCTGGAAGAGATCAGGAAAACATATTACATGGGTAGCCACTCCCTGGAAGTGCTTAAAGGTGTTTCGCTTGATATTTTTAAGAACGAATATGTAGCGCTGATGGGGCCAAGCGGCAGTGGTAAGAGTACGCTTATGAACATCCTTGGTTGCCTTGATACGCCAACTTCCGGCAAATACATACTCAACGGGAGCGATGTAAGTAAGATGGCTGACGACGACCTGGCAGATGTGCGTAATAAGGAAATTGGTTTTGTGTTTCAGCAGTTTAACCTGTTGCCAAGGCTTACCGCGGCAGAAAATGTAGCGCTGCCGCTTATTTATGGTGGTATTGGCAAAAAAGAACGGATGGAAAGAGCGCTGGAGGCATTGAGGAAAGTTGGGCTTGCAGAGCGAAGCCAGCACAAGCCCAATGAAATGAGCGGTGGCCAGATTCAGCGTGTTGCTATAGCACGGGCCCTTGTAAATAACCCGTCTATCTTACTGGCCGATGAACCAACCGGTAACCTGGATTCCAAAACATCCGTTGAGGTAATGGAAATATTCGGGCAAATACAGGCAGCTGGTAATACTGTGGTACTGGTAACACACGAAGAAGATATTGCTGCGTTTGCCAAACGCGTAATAAGGCTTAGAGACGGGCTGGTAGAAACAGACGTTACAAAAGATAGCACGCACAACGTAATGGCTTAA
- a CDS encoding flavin reductase family protein, with protein MDTTILHKVKIAGIIAETPSAKTFVLQPLNNWKPVYKPGQFITLIFTNTGIEKRRSFSITAVPGEDQMCITIKRVANGEYSRYMLDHVLVGDEFLTTGVNGFFTLPPVLPQETKQLFFFAAGSGITPVYALIRAGLQMWKDVTVVLVYSNSSKKEVIFFAQLMALQQQFEGRFHIVWFYSDHHHFRQARLSNYLLNNLLDNYKAGTQDLYFMCGPFDYMLMIQITLRTYGVPSNNIFKEQFSTLPRITKPVPPDTGKHTAVIQVNNQSFKIAVQYPSTILAAAKANGITLPYSCEAGRCGSCAALCTSGKVWMAYNEVLMDDEVEKGLILTCQAYPVGGDVKINF; from the coding sequence ATGGACACTACTATTCTTCATAAAGTAAAAATAGCAGGCATTATTGCTGAAACGCCATCAGCAAAAACATTTGTATTGCAACCGCTCAATAACTGGAAACCGGTGTATAAACCCGGGCAGTTTATTACACTCATTTTCACGAATACCGGTATAGAAAAAAGAAGATCTTTTTCCATTACTGCTGTTCCCGGGGAAGATCAGATGTGTATCACGATCAAGCGTGTGGCCAACGGAGAATATTCAAGATATATGTTAGATCATGTCCTGGTGGGTGATGAATTCTTAACAACAGGGGTCAACGGTTTTTTTACCCTGCCACCGGTATTACCGCAAGAAACAAAACAACTTTTCTTTTTTGCGGCCGGCAGCGGTATTACACCCGTTTATGCACTTATCAGAGCCGGGCTGCAAATGTGGAAAGATGTAACTGTTGTGCTGGTTTACAGCAACAGCAGTAAAAAAGAAGTAATATTTTTTGCGCAGTTAATGGCGCTGCAACAACAGTTTGAAGGCCGGTTTCATATTGTTTGGTTCTACAGCGATCACCATCATTTTCGGCAGGCCAGGTTAAGCAATTACCTGCTTAACAACCTGCTTGATAATTACAAAGCTGGTACACAAGACCTTTATTTTATGTGCGGCCCGTTTGACTATATGCTGATGATACAAATAACACTACGTACCTATGGCGTGCCGTCAAACAACATATTTAAAGAGCAATTCAGCACATTGCCAAGAATAACAAAACCTGTTCCGCCGGATACAGGCAAACACACCGCAGTTATACAAGTCAACAATCAGTCATTTAAGATAGCAGTGCAGTACCCGTCTACCATACTTGCCGCAGCCAAAGCCAATGGTATTACCCTGCCATACAGTTGTGAGGCCGGGCGTTGCGGCAGTTGTGCTGCACTGTGTACATCCGGTAAAGTCTGGATGGCCTATAATGAAGTATTGATGGATGATGAAGTAGAGAAAGGACTTATTCTTACCTGCCAGGCTTACCCGGTTGGCGGAGACGTTAAAATAAACTTTTAA
- a CDS encoding aspartate carbamoyltransferase catalytic subunit has product MKLSTRHLLGIKDLTREDIELILSTAQQFKEVLQRPVKKVPSLRDVTIVNLFYENSTRTRMSFELAERRLSADTLNFAASTSSAAKGETLLDTVNNILSMKVDMVVMRHSASGAPHFLAKHIPAAIVNAGDGINEHPTQGLLDAFSMIEKKGTLQGLKVAIIGDIMHSRVAQSNIYLLRKMGAEILIAGPPTLIPKYIKEAYGVNVTYNVMEALQWCDVANVLRIQLERQNQPLFSSLREYNLAYGIKRSMLEKLQKEIVIMHPGPINRGVELDSDVADGPHSIILNQVENGVAVRMAVLYLLANREN; this is encoded by the coding sequence ATGAAACTTTCTACACGACATCTGCTCGGTATCAAAGACCTCACCAGGGAAGATATAGAACTCATTCTTTCCACAGCGCAGCAGTTCAAAGAAGTACTACAAAGACCGGTAAAAAAAGTTCCCTCACTCAGAGATGTAACCATTGTCAACCTCTTTTACGAAAACTCTACGCGTACACGCATGAGTTTTGAACTGGCGGAACGAAGGCTTTCTGCAGATACACTCAACTTTGCTGCAAGTACATCATCTGCTGCAAAAGGTGAAACGCTGCTCGATACGGTGAATAATATTCTCAGTATGAAAGTAGATATGGTGGTCATGCGCCACAGCGCAAGTGGTGCGCCGCATTTCCTTGCCAAACATATACCGGCCGCCATTGTAAACGCAGGAGACGGTATTAACGAGCACCCTACACAAGGCCTGCTCGATGCATTTTCCATGATTGAAAAAAAAGGCACTTTACAGGGTTTGAAAGTAGCGATCATCGGCGATATAATGCACAGCCGCGTAGCGCAAAGCAATATTTACCTGCTTCGTAAAATGGGCGCAGAAATTTTAATAGCAGGGCCGCCAACGCTTATTCCAAAATACATCAAAGAAGCGTATGGCGTAAACGTTACTTACAATGTAATGGAAGCATTGCAATGGTGCGATGTGGCCAATGTGCTGAGGATACAACTGGAGCGACAGAACCAGCCGCTGTTCTCCTCTCTGCGGGAATACAATCTTGCATACGGTATAAAACGCAGCATGCTGGAAAAACTTCAGAAAGAAATTGTTATCATGCATCCGGGTCCTATAAACCGTGGGGTTGAGTTAGACAGCGATGTTGCAGACGGGCCACATAGCATTATATTAAACCAGGTAGAGAATGGCGTAGCAGTGCGTATGGCTGTTTTATACCTGTTGGCCAACAGGGAGAATTAG
- the clpB gene encoding ATP-dependent chaperone ClpB, with amino-acid sequence MNLGNFTIKAAEAVQQAQQLAFNNQNPNIETEHILKALLDMEDSPVDYLLKKNNVTVNLVENKLAELLAKLPKTSTEPAQMIGREANSVVLRAGAALKKFNDEFVTPEHLLLAIVQGNDATAKLLKDAGVTEKGLITAINDLRKGETVKSQTQETQFNALNKYAKNLNEMARQGKLDPVIGRDEEIRRTLHILSRRSKNNPILVGEPGVGKTAIAEGLAMRIVNGDVPENLKSKVIYALDMGQLIAGAKYKGEFEERLKGVVKEVSTSEGEIVLFIDEIHTLVGAGGGEGAMDAANILKPALSRGELRAIGATTLNEYQKFFEKDKALERRFQKVMIEEPNVEDAISILRGLKDRYETHHHVRIKDEAIIAAVELSHRYITDRFLPDKAIDLIDESAAKLRLEMNSMPEELDKLERQIRQLEIEREAIKRENDETTLKELNTEIANLSVQRDTFKAKWKEEKELVEKVQNAKAEIEQLKLEAEQAERNGDYGKVAEIRYGKIKDKEQIIGTLSKELDTLSDKRIMKEEVDAEDIAESIAKATGIPVSKMLQSEREKLLKLEDHLHERVVGQDEAITAVADAIRRSRAGLQDPKKPIGSFIFLGTTGVGKTELAKALAEYLFDDEGMMTRIDMSEYQEKHTVSRLVGAPPGYVGYDEGGQLTEAVRRKPYSVVLLDEIEKAHPDVWNVLLQVLDDGRLTDNKGRVVNFKNTIIIMTSNIGSHLIQDAFDNVDENNVEEATGRAKVEVMNLLRQTIRPEFLNRVDEIIMFHPLLRKEIRSIINIQLKQLQQLVAENNIHLAFSDYLVDFLAENGYDPQFGARPLKRLIQKEIVNQLSKRILAGDIDKSKPVLVDVFDGTVVFRNETPELEKTEVKRK; translated from the coding sequence ATGAACTTAGGGAATTTCACCATTAAAGCGGCAGAAGCTGTACAACAGGCGCAGCAGCTGGCGTTTAATAACCAAAATCCGAATATTGAAACAGAGCATATTTTAAAAGCCCTGCTCGATATGGAAGATTCGCCTGTTGACTATTTACTTAAAAAGAACAACGTAACCGTTAACCTTGTTGAAAACAAGTTGGCCGAGCTTTTGGCAAAACTTCCTAAAACAAGCACAGAGCCGGCGCAGATGATTGGCCGCGAAGCGAACAGTGTTGTACTACGGGCGGGTGCAGCTTTAAAGAAGTTCAATGATGAATTTGTAACACCCGAGCATTTATTGCTCGCAATAGTACAGGGAAACGATGCTACTGCCAAACTGCTGAAAGATGCAGGCGTTACAGAAAAAGGATTGATCACCGCCATCAACGATTTACGCAAAGGTGAAACTGTGAAGTCTCAAACGCAGGAAACACAGTTTAATGCGCTGAATAAATATGCAAAAAACCTGAACGAAATGGCAAGGCAGGGTAAGCTGGATCCTGTTATCGGCCGTGATGAAGAGATCCGCAGAACTCTGCATATCCTTAGCCGCCGCTCGAAAAATAACCCCATTTTAGTTGGCGAACCTGGTGTTGGTAAAACCGCCATAGCAGAAGGGTTGGCTATGCGTATTGTAAATGGCGATGTACCCGAAAACCTGAAAAGTAAGGTGATTTATGCGCTCGATATGGGCCAGCTTATTGCCGGGGCAAAATATAAGGGCGAATTTGAAGAGCGCTTAAAGGGCGTTGTAAAAGAAGTTTCAACAAGTGAAGGGGAAATTGTGTTATTCATAGATGAAATTCATACGCTTGTAGGTGCAGGTGGGGGCGAAGGTGCCATGGATGCTGCCAACATTCTTAAACCAGCACTGTCACGTGGAGAACTGCGGGCTATTGGTGCTACAACGCTTAATGAATACCAGAAGTTCTTTGAAAAAGATAAAGCCCTGGAGCGCCGTTTTCAAAAGGTTATGATCGAAGAGCCAAACGTGGAAGACGCTATTTCCATCTTGCGCGGTTTAAAAGACCGTTACGAAACACACCACCATGTGCGTATCAAAGATGAAGCAATTATAGCCGCGGTTGAATTATCGCACCGCTATATTACCGATCGTTTTCTGCCAGACAAGGCCATAGACCTGATTGATGAAAGCGCAGCCAAACTTCGCCTGGAAATGAATTCCATGCCCGAGGAACTGGATAAACTGGAACGACAAATACGGCAATTGGAGATCGAACGCGAAGCGATCAAAAGGGAAAATGACGAAACAACGCTTAAAGAACTGAATACCGAAATTGCCAACCTCTCCGTACAGCGCGACACATTTAAGGCCAAATGGAAAGAAGAGAAAGAATTGGTAGAAAAGGTGCAGAATGCAAAAGCAGAGATAGAGCAACTAAAGCTGGAAGCAGAACAGGCAGAGCGAAACGGTGATTATGGTAAGGTAGCAGAGATCCGCTACGGTAAAATAAAGGATAAAGAGCAGATTATAGGTACACTCTCTAAAGAACTAGATACGCTGAGCGACAAGCGCATTATGAAAGAGGAAGTAGATGCAGAAGACATTGCTGAAAGTATTGCCAAAGCCACAGGTATCCCGGTTTCAAAAATGCTGCAGAGCGAAAGGGAAAAACTGTTGAAACTGGAGGATCATCTGCATGAGCGTGTGGTAGGCCAGGACGAAGCGATTACAGCCGTGGCAGATGCCATACGCAGAAGCCGCGCAGGTTTGCAGGACCCTAAAAAGCCTATCGGCTCATTTATATTTCTTGGCACTACCGGCGTAGGTAAAACAGAGCTGGCAAAAGCGCTGGCAGAATACCTTTTTGATGATGAAGGCATGATGACCCGCATAGATATGAGTGAATACCAGGAAAAACACACAGTATCAAGACTTGTGGGAGCGCCTCCGGGTTATGTGGGTTACGATGAAGGCGGGCAGCTTACAGAAGCAGTACGCCGCAAACCTTACAGCGTGGTGCTGCTGGATGAGATTGAAAAAGCACACCCTGATGTATGGAACGTTCTGCTGCAGGTGCTGGATGATGGCCGCCTTACAGATAACAAAGGCAGGGTGGTAAATTTTAAAAATACCATTATTATTATGACCAGCAACATCGGCAGCCACCTTATACAGGATGCTTTCGATAACGTGGATGAAAACAATGTAGAAGAAGCTACCGGAAGGGCTAAAGTAGAGGTAATGAACCTGTTACGCCAAACTATACGTCCCGAGTTTCTCAACAGGGTAGACGAAATTATCATGTTCCACCCGTTGCTCAGGAAAGAAATAAGAAGCATCATTAACATACAATTGAAACAATTGCAGCAATTGGTAGCTGAAAATAATATACATTTGGCGTTCAGCGATTACCTGGTAGATTTTCTTGCAGAAAATGGGTATGATCCGCAGTTTGGTGCTAGGCCTCTAAAACGTTTAATTCAGAAAGAGATTGTTAATCAGTTAAGTAAGCGAATTTTGGCCGGGGATATTGATAAATCAAAACCAGTACTGGTGGATGTGTTCGACGGAACGGTTGTTTTTAGAAATGAAACACCTGAACTGGAAAAGACAGAAGTAAAAAGAAAATAA